From one Micromonospora siamensis genomic stretch:
- the infB gene encoding translation initiation factor IF-2, whose protein sequence is MAGKARVHELAKELGVESKTVLAKLKEMGEFVKSASSTVEAPVARRLRNAFVASAGSAPAPAAPPVAPAPTPTPTPTPGAPRISAKPMPPRRPAAPAPGPGPRPKPPVPGPPTPSAPVAKPASAHDIEVAAAEARAAALKAEQEAAVKAAQAARQQQRENVRREPPAEGGPRPGPRPGPNAVPPRPGPAAGRPGAPTPGPGARPGGRPPARGAGNNPFGIQGGQQQRPPAAGGAGGPRPSPAGMPPRPSPASMPPRPSPASMPSQRPTTGRPGGPGAGRGGPGGGAGRPGGGGGFRGGPGGGGGGGGYRGGPGGGGGGYRGGPGGGGGAPGAGAPGGGFRPGGGGGRPGGGGRGRGGGAAGAFGRPGGRPTRGRKSKKQRRQEFDNLSAPTMSSGAPRGQGQVVRLSRGASLSDFADKINANPGSLVQEMFNLGEMVTATQSCSDETLLLLGEHLGFDVQIVSPEDEDRELLAQFNIDLDAEVAEDRLVSRAPVVTVMGHVDHGKTKLLDAIRKANVVAGEAGGITQHIGAYQVHVPHEGNDRAVTFIDTPGHEAFTAMRARGAQVTDIVILVVAADDGVMPQTIEALNHAKAADVPIVVAVNKVDKPDANPDKVRQQLTEYGLVAEEYGGETMFVNVAAKPGTGIEELLEAVLLTADASLELTAPIDGPAQGVAIEAHLDKGRGAVATVLVQKGTLRAGDSIVAGGAHGRVRAMLDENGNQVAEAGPARPVMVLGLTTVPGAGDTFLAAEDDRTVRQIAEQRQARRRAASFANSRGRATLETLMEQLKEGEKTSLNLVLKGDGSGSVEALEDALFNLDIPEEVQLRIIHRGVGAITESDVMLASASSEAVTIIGFNVRAANKVREIADREGVEIRYYTVIYQAIEEIDAALKGLLKPEYEEVELGSAEIRDVFRSSKIGNISGCIVRSGIIRRNAKARLLRDGAVVADNLTISSLKRFKDDATEVREGFECGLTLGGFNNVQVGDIIETFEMREKPRA, encoded by the coding sequence GTGGCAGGAAAGGCCCGCGTACACGAGCTTGCCAAGGAGCTCGGGGTCGAAAGCAAGACCGTGCTCGCCAAGCTGAAGGAAATGGGCGAGTTCGTCAAGTCCGCGTCCAGCACCGTCGAGGCGCCCGTCGCCCGTCGGCTGCGTAACGCGTTCGTCGCCTCCGCCGGGTCCGCCCCGGCACCGGCGGCTCCTCCGGTGGCTCCGGCGCCGACCCCGACGCCGACCCCGACCCCGGGCGCCCCCCGGATCTCGGCCAAGCCGATGCCGCCTCGGCGGCCGGCCGCGCCGGCTCCCGGCCCCGGTCCCCGTCCGAAGCCGCCGGTTCCCGGCCCGCCGACCCCGTCGGCCCCGGTCGCCAAGCCGGCGAGCGCACACGACATCGAGGTGGCCGCCGCCGAGGCGCGTGCCGCCGCGCTGAAGGCTGAGCAGGAGGCCGCGGTCAAGGCCGCGCAGGCCGCCCGCCAGCAGCAGCGTGAGAACGTCCGCCGGGAGCCCCCGGCCGAGGGCGGTCCCCGCCCCGGTCCGCGTCCCGGCCCGAACGCCGTGCCGCCGCGGCCCGGTCCGGCAGCCGGTCGTCCCGGCGCGCCGACCCCGGGTCCGGGTGCCCGTCCGGGCGGCCGTCCGCCGGCGCGCGGCGCCGGTAACAACCCGTTCGGCATCCAGGGTGGCCAGCAGCAGCGGCCCCCGGCCGCCGGTGGCGCGGGTGGCCCGCGGCCGAGCCCGGCGGGCATGCCGCCGCGGCCCAGCCCGGCCTCCATGCCGCCGCGGCCCAGCCCGGCGTCCATGCCGAGCCAGCGTCCGACCACGGGTCGCCCCGGCGGCCCCGGTGCCGGTCGTGGTGGCCCCGGTGGCGGCGCCGGTCGTCCCGGTGGTGGCGGCGGCTTCCGTGGCGGTCCCGGTGGCGGCGGCGGTGGCGGTGGCTACCGCGGCGGTCCCGGTGGCGGTGGCGGTGGCTACCGTGGCGGCCCCGGTGGCGGCGGCGGTGCTCCCGGTGCCGGTGCGCCCGGTGGCGGTTTCCGCCCGGGTGGTGGCGGCGGTCGTCCCGGTGGCGGCGGTCGTGGCCGTGGCGGCGGCGCCGCGGGTGCCTTCGGGCGTCCGGGTGGTCGGCCGACCCGTGGCCGCAAGTCCAAGAAGCAGCGCAGACAGGAGTTCGACAACCTGTCGGCCCCGACCATGTCCTCGGGTGCCCCCCGGGGCCAGGGTCAGGTCGTCCGGCTCTCCCGTGGCGCCTCGCTGTCGGACTTCGCCGACAAGATCAACGCCAACCCGGGTTCGCTGGTCCAGGAGATGTTCAACCTGGGCGAGATGGTGACGGCGACGCAGTCCTGCTCCGACGAGACGCTGCTGCTCCTGGGTGAGCACCTCGGCTTCGACGTGCAGATCGTCAGCCCGGAGGACGAGGACCGTGAGCTGCTCGCGCAGTTCAACATCGACCTCGACGCCGAGGTCGCGGAGGACCGCCTGGTCAGCCGTGCGCCGGTCGTGACCGTCATGGGTCACGTCGACCACGGTAAGACCAAGCTGCTCGACGCGATCCGTAAGGCGAACGTGGTCGCCGGTGAGGCGGGTGGCATCACCCAGCACATCGGTGCGTACCAGGTCCACGTCCCGCACGAGGGCAACGACCGGGCGGTCACCTTCATCGACACCCCGGGTCACGAGGCGTTCACCGCCATGCGTGCCCGTGGTGCCCAGGTGACCGACATCGTCATCCTGGTGGTGGCGGCCGACGACGGCGTGATGCCGCAGACGATCGAGGCGCTCAACCACGCCAAGGCGGCGGACGTCCCGATCGTGGTCGCGGTCAACAAGGTCGACAAGCCGGACGCCAACCCGGACAAGGTCCGCCAGCAACTGACCGAGTACGGCCTGGTCGCCGAGGAGTACGGCGGCGAAACCATGTTCGTCAACGTGGCGGCCAAGCCGGGCACCGGCATCGAGGAACTGCTCGAGGCCGTCCTGCTGACCGCCGACGCGTCGCTGGAGCTGACCGCTCCGATCGACGGGCCGGCGCAGGGTGTGGCCATCGAGGCGCACCTGGACAAGGGCCGTGGTGCGGTCGCGACGGTGCTGGTGCAGAAGGGCACCCTGCGGGCGGGCGACTCGATCGTCGCCGGTGGGGCGCACGGCCGGGTCCGGGCGATGCTCGACGAGAACGGCAACCAGGTCGCCGAGGCCGGGCCGGCGCGTCCGGTCATGGTGCTCGGTCTGACCACGGTGCCGGGTGCGGGTGACACCTTCCTGGCGGCCGAGGACGACCGGACCGTTCGGCAGATCGCCGAGCAGCGGCAGGCACGGCGGCGGGCGGCGTCCTTCGCCAACTCCCGTGGCCGGGCCACTCTCGAGACGCTCATGGAGCAGCTCAAGGAGGGCGAGAAGACCTCGCTCAACCTGGTGCTCAAGGGCGACGGCTCCGGTTCCGTGGAGGCGCTCGAGGACGCGCTGTTCAACCTCGACATCCCCGAGGAGGTCCAGCTGCGGATCATCCACCGGGGTGTGGGTGCGATCACCGAGAGCGACGTCATGCTCGCGAGCGCCTCGTCCGAGGCGGTCACGATCATCGGCTTCAACGTGCGGGCCGCGAACAAGGTCCGCGAGATCGCCGACCGCGAGGGCGTGGAGATCCGGTACTACACCGTCATCTACCAGGCCATCGAGGAGATCGACGCCGCGCTCAAGGGTCTGCTCAAGCCGGAGTACGAGGAGGTCGAGCTGGGCAGCGCGGAGATCCGCGACGTGTTCCGCTCGTCCAAGATCGGCAACATCTCCGGCTGTATCGTCCGGTCCGGCATCATCCGCCGCAACGCCAAGGCGCGGCTGCTGCGGGACGGGGCGGTCGTGGCGGACAACCTCACGATCAGCTCTCTGAAGCGGTTCAAGGACGACGCGACGGAGGTCCGCGAGGGCTTCGAGTGTGGTCTGACGCTGGGCGGTTTCAACAACGTCCAGGTCGGCGACATCATCGAGACCTTCGAGATGCGGGAGAAGCCGCGCGCCTGA